Proteins encoded within one genomic window of Mesorhizobium sp. AR10:
- a CDS encoding SDR family oxidoreductase — protein MNEAAGTALVTGGARRIGKAIVEDLAAHGFAVAIHANKSLAEAEVLAARIRDAGGRAAAIAADLTDMDAVGDLVGRAEATLGPIRLLVNNASLFVDDSILDFDWQAWDRHFAVHVKAPALLAQNFARALPEGQEGLIVNIIDQRVWRPTPRYFSYALSKSALWRATEMMAQGLGPRIRVNAIGPGPTLKNARQDDHDFAAQVDGLILKRGPQLSEFGATIRYLWAAHSITGQMIALDGGQHLAWQTPDVTGMTE, from the coding sequence ATGAATGAAGCGGCCGGGACCGCACTGGTGACGGGCGGAGCAAGGCGGATCGGCAAGGCGATCGTCGAAGATCTTGCCGCGCATGGTTTTGCCGTCGCCATCCACGCCAACAAATCGCTGGCCGAGGCGGAGGTGCTGGCCGCCCGGATCAGGGACGCAGGCGGCCGCGCTGCGGCAATTGCCGCCGACCTCACCGACATGGACGCCGTCGGCGACCTGGTCGGTCGCGCCGAGGCAACGCTCGGCCCCATCAGGCTGCTGGTCAACAACGCCTCGCTGTTCGTCGACGACAGCATTCTGGATTTCGACTGGCAGGCCTGGGACCGCCATTTCGCCGTCCATGTGAAGGCGCCGGCGCTACTGGCGCAGAACTTCGCCCGCGCACTGCCGGAAGGGCAGGAGGGGCTGATCGTCAACATCATCGACCAGCGTGTCTGGCGGCCGACGCCGCGCTATTTCTCCTACGCGCTGTCGAAATCGGCACTATGGAGGGCAACCGAGATGATGGCGCAGGGACTGGGGCCGCGCATCCGTGTCAACGCCATTGGTCCCGGCCCGACCCTGAAGAACGCCCGCCAGGACGATCATGATTTCGCCGCGCAGGTCGACGGGCTGATCCTGAAGCGCGGCCCGCAATTGTCGGAATTCGGTGCCACCATCCGCTATCTCTGGGCGGCGCACTCGATCACCGGCCAGATGATCGCGCTCGATGGCGGCCAGCATCTTGCATGGCAGACGCCCGATGTGACAGGCATGACGGAATGA
- a CDS encoding outer membrane protein: MQANLKFARPLAVALGLFALSGTAYAADVVSEEPPAPTPIAELPVASWAGPYAGLNVGYGFSGHTKERDFDVDVGTKGFVGSVFGGYQWQQENFVYGAEAELGYNGVKGDEAGVNSKAGFDGSLRARLGYAVTPEILLYGTGGLAGRSLKVEDTVLGTSDSATMLGWTAGVGTDIKITDNVFGRVEYRYTDYGDKDFGGGIGNVKATDNRVTFGVGMKF; this comes from the coding sequence ATGCAAGCCAATCTTAAATTTGCGCGACCACTTGCGGTAGCGCTCGGGCTCTTCGCCCTCAGTGGAACTGCCTATGCCGCGGACGTCGTCTCGGAAGAGCCGCCGGCGCCCACGCCGATCGCGGAGCTTCCCGTCGCCTCCTGGGCCGGCCCCTATGCCGGTCTCAACGTTGGCTATGGCTTTAGCGGCCATACCAAGGAAAGGGATTTCGACGTGGACGTCGGCACCAAGGGTTTCGTCGGCAGTGTCTTCGGCGGCTACCAGTGGCAGCAGGAGAACTTCGTCTACGGCGCTGAAGCCGAACTCGGCTACAACGGCGTCAAAGGCGATGAAGCCGGTGTGAATTCCAAGGCCGGCTTCGATGGTTCGCTGCGTGCCCGCCTCGGCTACGCCGTGACCCCGGAAATCCTGCTCTATGGTACCGGTGGTCTCGCCGGCAGGAGCCTGAAGGTAGAAGATACAGTGCTTGGCACCAGCGATAGCGCCACCATGCTTGGCTGGACCGCCGGTGTCGGCACCGACATCAAGATCACTGACAATGTGTTCGGCCGTGTCGAGTACCGCTACACCGACTACGGCGACAAGGACTTCGGCGGTGGCATCGGCAACGTCAAGGCCACCGACAACCGCGTCACCTTCGGCGTCGGTATGAAGTTCTAA
- a CDS encoding amidase, whose protein sequence is MTSTTDLTQLCFLPATELAARIRRRDLSPVEVTEAYLRRIEARNPLVNAYTLVLGDQAMDAARAAEKAVMAGGPLGPLHGVPVGIKDLDDVAGVPTSMASLAVKNRVPKTSAAAVERLLDAGAIVLGKTNTPEFGHKGITDNLRFGPTSTPFAIGYNSGGSSGGSAAAVADGMAALAQGTDGGGSVRIPASFSGTVGFKPSFGRVPSVTRPDGFLWGHPLVHIGPLARTVADAALMTSIMAGPHSRDPLSLPDDGVDYIGGASGPTRKLRVAYSPRLGNFPVHPQVAAVVANAVDTMRRNGIEVDEVELDFKADHKELAALWVRTISIHYAAIAVYWKQEGIDLMGEHAAVLTPQFLAMLEGAYKVSAVDHALDDLLRTGVYDGLEDVFETHDLIVSPTLAIPPVKNATDGNTIGPTSINGEAVDPLIGWCMTYPINYTGHPAASVPAGLTVQGLPVGLQIIGRRHTDESVLAMAAQFERMQPWFQAYPGLAG, encoded by the coding sequence ATGACTTCTACAACCGACCTGACGCAGCTCTGTTTCCTGCCGGCCACTGAACTGGCGGCTCGTATCCGGCGCCGCGACCTGTCGCCGGTCGAAGTGACCGAGGCCTATCTGCGCCGCATCGAGGCGCGCAACCCGCTCGTCAATGCCTATACGCTGGTTCTCGGCGACCAGGCGATGGATGCCGCGCGCGCCGCCGAAAAGGCTGTCATGGCCGGCGGTCCGCTCGGGCCGCTGCACGGGGTGCCGGTCGGCATCAAGGATCTCGACGATGTCGCCGGCGTGCCGACGTCGATGGCGTCGCTGGCGGTCAAGAACCGGGTGCCGAAGACCAGTGCTGCGGCGGTCGAGCGCCTGCTCGATGCCGGCGCCATCGTGCTCGGCAAGACCAATACGCCGGAGTTCGGCCACAAGGGCATCACCGACAATCTGCGCTTCGGGCCGACCAGCACGCCCTTCGCAATCGGCTACAATTCCGGCGGCTCGTCGGGCGGCAGTGCCGCGGCGGTCGCCGACGGCATGGCGGCGCTGGCGCAAGGCACCGACGGCGGCGGCTCGGTGCGCATCCCGGCCTCGTTCAGCGGCACCGTCGGTTTCAAGCCCTCCTTCGGCCGTGTCCCTTCGGTGACGCGACCCGACGGGTTCCTGTGGGGGCATCCGCTGGTCCACATTGGACCGCTGGCGCGCACCGTTGCCGACGCCGCACTGATGACCAGCATCATGGCCGGCCCGCACAGCCGCGATCCGCTCAGCCTGCCCGACGACGGTGTCGACTATATCGGCGGCGCCAGCGGGCCGACACGCAAGCTGCGCGTCGCCTACAGCCCGCGTCTCGGCAATTTCCCGGTCCACCCTCAAGTCGCCGCCGTCGTCGCCAATGCGGTCGACACGATGCGGCGCAACGGCATCGAGGTCGACGAGGTCGAGCTCGATTTCAAGGCCGATCACAAGGAGCTGGCGGCGCTGTGGGTGCGCACGATCTCGATCCACTACGCGGCGATCGCCGTCTACTGGAAACAGGAAGGCATCGACCTGATGGGCGAACACGCCGCGGTGCTGACCCCGCAATTCCTGGCCATGCTGGAGGGCGCCTACAAGGTGTCCGCCGTCGACCACGCACTCGACGATCTCCTGCGCACCGGCGTCTATGACGGGCTCGAGGATGTGTTCGAAACCCATGACCTGATCGTCTCGCCGACGCTGGCCATCCCCCCGGTGAAGAACGCCACCGACGGCAACACGATCGGGCCGACATCGATCAATGGCGAAGCGGTCGATCCGCTGATCGGCTGGTGCATGACCTATCCGATCAACTACACCGGCCATCCCGCGGCCTCGGTGCCGGCCGGCCTGACGGTGCAGGGCCTGCCGGTCGGCCTGCAGATCATCGGGCGGCGGCACACCGACGAAAGCGTGCTGGCCATGGCGGCACAGTTCGAGCGCATGCAGCCCTGGTTCCAGGCCTATCCGGGCCTTGCCGGATAG
- a CDS encoding ABC transporter permease: MNRAVMPADHSLPETSAPAEGALPVTQAGYLPPGTRDRRALLMRLLGTYGTIIVLASMLVIFSVLQPGTFATIGNFRNIINDMAIGTIVAAGLTVPLVAGDFDLSIGYVASFCGLLVVGLLSYSGLSIPLAIVLVVGLGTLIGIVNGIVVSKIGVNAFIATLGTGTIVVGLNYAYSGGIPLQLTQSREFTNIAIGRIAGVPHLVIIMAVVLTVLWVILNRTVQGQHIKAIGVSPESARRAGVAVDRSRIVAFAIASTCAAIGGVLMASNLGSGQVTAGDSFMLTSFSAAFLGSAALREGQFHILGTLIGVLTVAVGNNGLAMIGAPIFTQFLFTGSLLVVAVALGGIGRRYGRG, encoded by the coding sequence ATGAACAGAGCTGTCATGCCCGCTGACCATTCCCTGCCCGAAACCTCCGCCCCGGCGGAGGGCGCCTTGCCGGTCACGCAGGCCGGGTATCTCCCTCCCGGCACGCGCGACCGGCGGGCGCTTCTGATGCGCCTGCTCGGCACCTACGGCACCATCATCGTGCTGGCGTCGATGCTGGTGATCTTCTCGGTTCTGCAGCCGGGGACTTTCGCGACAATCGGCAATTTCCGCAATATCATCAACGATATGGCGATCGGCACCATTGTTGCGGCCGGGCTCACCGTGCCGCTGGTGGCCGGCGATTTCGACCTCAGCATCGGCTATGTCGCAAGCTTCTGCGGGCTGCTCGTGGTCGGGCTCTTGAGCTATAGCGGGCTGTCGATCCCGCTCGCCATCGTCCTCGTCGTCGGCCTCGGCACGCTCATCGGCATCGTCAACGGCATCGTCGTCTCCAAGATCGGCGTGAATGCCTTCATCGCCACGCTCGGTACCGGCACCATCGTCGTCGGCCTGAACTACGCCTATTCGGGCGGGATTCCGCTGCAGCTCACGCAGTCGCGCGAGTTCACCAACATCGCCATCGGCCGGATCGCCGGGGTGCCGCATCTCGTCATCATCATGGCCGTCGTGCTCACGGTCCTGTGGGTGATCCTCAATCGTACGGTGCAGGGCCAGCACATCAAGGCGATCGGCGTCAGCCCGGAATCGGCGCGCCGCGCCGGTGTCGCCGTCGACCGCAGCCGAATCGTCGCCTTCGCCATCGCCAGCACCTGTGCTGCCATCGGCGGCGTGCTGATGGCCTCGAATCTCGGCTCCGGCCAGGTGACGGCGGGCGACAGCTTCATGCTGACCTCGTTCTCGGCCGCCTTCCTCGGCTCGGCGGCGCTGCGAGAGGGCCAGTTCCACATCCTCGGCACTTTGATCGGCGTGCTGACGGTCGCCGTCGGCAATAACGGGCTGGCGATGATCGGCGCGCCGATCTTCACCCAGTTCCTGTTCACCGGCAGCCTGCTCGTCGTCGCCGTCGCGCTCGGCGGCATCGGCCGCCGCTACGGGAGGGGTTAG
- a CDS encoding sugar ABC transporter substrate-binding protein, whose protein sequence is MNRFQKLSTAALVAASFAPAALAADDKLTIGIITFSTSDVDTNQMVDTMTKEAQSKGWSVETLNANGDPSQAITSIKQLATKKVNAIIVTVFDSTGLAAGLQAAADAKIPVLSAGGGMADGIALSASTGAAPPLIDLMLKDVGTTGTLLDLTYHPGIPCRERADAFDAAVAANPGLKATSHEISIPGAAESSQAATSAWLAANADAKGPFAIFNCYDDNAMGAIAALKQNGRSDVKVYSFNATAPAVQAVKDGTMTATLGVDLTSAGKMLVDQIPDILAAGDQWKPKSFVPGYTLVTKDNVDQFMKDNPQ, encoded by the coding sequence GTGAACCGCTTTCAAAAACTCTCGACCGCGGCGCTCGTCGCGGCATCTTTCGCGCCGGCGGCGCTGGCCGCCGACGACAAGCTGACAATCGGCATCATCACCTTCTCGACTTCCGACGTCGACACCAACCAGATGGTCGACACCATGACGAAGGAGGCTCAGTCCAAGGGCTGGTCGGTGGAGACGCTCAATGCCAACGGTGATCCGTCGCAGGCGATCACCAGCATCAAGCAGCTGGCGACCAAGAAGGTGAACGCCATCATCGTCACGGTGTTCGACTCGACCGGCCTCGCCGCCGGGCTGCAGGCCGCGGCGGACGCAAAGATCCCGGTGCTTTCGGCCGGCGGCGGCATGGCCGACGGCATCGCGCTTTCGGCAAGCACCGGTGCGGCGCCGCCGCTGATCGACCTGATGCTGAAGGACGTCGGCACCACCGGCACCTTGCTCGACCTCACCTATCACCCCGGCATTCCGTGCCGCGAGCGAGCCGACGCCTTCGATGCGGCGGTCGCGGCAAATCCGGGGCTCAAGGCGACATCGCACGAGATCAGCATCCCGGGTGCGGCCGAATCCTCGCAGGCCGCGACCAGCGCCTGGCTCGCCGCCAATGCCGACGCCAAGGGGCCATTCGCGATCTTCAACTGCTATGACGACAACGCCATGGGCGCGATCGCGGCGCTGAAGCAGAACGGCCGCAGCGATGTGAAGGTCTATTCCTTCAACGCCACCGCGCCGGCCGTCCAGGCGGTCAAGGACGGAACGATGACCGCCACGCTCGGCGTCGACCTGACTTCGGCCGGCAAGATGCTGGTCGACCAGATCCCCGACATCCTGGCGGCCGGCGACCAGTGGAAGCCGAAATCCTTCGTGCCTGGCTACACGCTCGTCACCAAGGACAATGTCGACCAGTTCATGAAGGACAATCCGCAGTAA
- a CDS encoding ATP-binding cassette domain-containing protein: protein MAQATLLSLRHICRSFGGIQALDDVSLEIVKGDIIGLVGDNGAGKSTLIKILAGAHDPTSGEVILEGRSQKLSPPAEAQRLGIETVYQDLSLIGTFTAAENFFLGRELALGRGPALLRWIRRKSMGDTATRGLEQLNIDIPGVRSKPVDRMSGGQRQLVAIARGAFWGHKLLLLDEPTAALGVRESREVLDLIKRLGAQGLTIVMVTHNLDHLWQVCNRVVVMRRGRKVADLESSGTNMEDVVAYITGAREPMTPRRPTIAETGA from the coding sequence ATGGCGCAAGCAACGCTGCTCAGCCTGCGCCATATATGCCGCAGCTTCGGCGGCATCCAGGCGCTCGACGATGTTTCGCTTGAGATCGTCAAGGGCGACATCATCGGCCTGGTCGGCGACAATGGCGCCGGCAAGTCGACGCTGATCAAGATCCTGGCCGGCGCGCATGATCCGACGTCCGGCGAGGTCATCCTCGAAGGGCGATCGCAGAAATTGTCGCCACCGGCCGAGGCGCAACGCCTCGGCATCGAGACCGTCTATCAGGACCTGTCGCTGATCGGCACCTTCACCGCGGCCGAGAACTTCTTCCTCGGCCGCGAGCTGGCGCTTGGCCGCGGCCCGGCGCTGCTGCGCTGGATCCGCCGCAAGTCGATGGGCGACACCGCCACGCGCGGCCTCGAGCAACTCAACATCGACATTCCCGGCGTGCGCTCGAAGCCGGTCGACCGCATGTCCGGCGGCCAGCGCCAACTGGTGGCGATCGCGCGCGGCGCCTTCTGGGGCCACAAGCTGCTGCTGCTCGACGAACCGACAGCGGCGCTGGGCGTGCGCGAATCGCGCGAGGTGCTCGACCTCATCAAACGGCTCGGCGCCCAAGGGCTGACGATCGTCATGGTCACCCACAATCTCGACCACCTCTGGCAGGTGTGCAACCGCGTGGTGGTGATGCGCCGGGGCCGCAAGGTCGCCGATCTCGAGAGTTCCGGCACCAACATGGAGGACGTCGTCGCCTACATCACCGGCGCCCGCGAGCCGATGACGCCCCGCCGCCCCACCATCGCCGAGACTGGCGCATGA
- the uvrC gene encoding excinuclease ABC subunit UvrC, with protein MSPVEQKHKSRGGADDLPPEIDLEDEAADETVAPAGPDVAFTAIDWTPHAGDADGMVGAEVIQTLVKRLPNAPGVYRMMNAAGDVLYVGKARSLKKRVTNYAQGRFHTNRIGRMVRETSTMEFVVTRTEIEALLLEANLIKRLRPRFNVLMRDDKSFPYILLTGDHVSPGIYKHRGARSRKGDYFGPFASAGAVGRTINSLQRAFLLRSCTNSFYENRTRPCLLFQIKRCAGPCTGEISHGDYAELVGEAKDFLSGRSQKVKTEISAAMQQASENLDFERAAIYRDRLAALSHVQSHQGINPATVDEADVFAIHQEGGQVCIQVFFFRTGQNWGNRAYFPKADPALEASEVLGSFLAQFYDDKPTPRTILLSHGVEDQELLAEALSTRAGRKVAISVPQRGEKKDLTDNALQNAREALGRRLAETSTQGRLLTGFAETFGLAKPPVRIEVYDNSHIMGTNAVGAMVVAGPEGFVKNQYRKFNIRSTEITPGDDFGMMREVMERRFSRLLKEHGDVPAGDTAPSEPGDDIEDDISGGFPAWPDVILIDGGQGQMSAVRKILADLGIEDRVVAIGIAKGQDRDAGRERFFVRGRDSFSLPVRDPVLYFVQRLRDEVHRFAIGSHRARRKKEMIKSPLDEISGIGPGRKRALLMHFGTAKAVSRAAMEDLMVVDGISEQVAKLVYNHFHES; from the coding sequence ATGAGTCCCGTAGAGCAGAAACACAAATCGCGCGGCGGCGCCGACGACCTGCCCCCTGAAATCGACCTCGAGGACGAGGCCGCAGACGAGACCGTCGCGCCGGCGGGTCCGGACGTCGCCTTCACCGCCATCGACTGGACGCCGCATGCCGGCGATGCCGACGGCATGGTCGGCGCCGAGGTCATCCAGACACTGGTCAAGCGGCTGCCCAACGCGCCCGGCGTCTACCGCATGATGAACGCCGCCGGCGACGTGCTCTATGTCGGCAAGGCGCGCAGCCTGAAGAAGCGGGTGACCAACTACGCGCAAGGGCGTTTCCACACCAACCGCATCGGCCGCATGGTGCGCGAGACCTCGACGATGGAGTTCGTCGTCACCCGCACCGAGATCGAGGCGCTGCTGCTTGAGGCCAATCTTATCAAGCGCTTGCGGCCGCGCTTCAATGTTCTGATGCGGGACGACAAGTCGTTCCCCTATATCCTGCTCACCGGCGACCATGTCTCGCCCGGCATCTACAAGCATCGCGGCGCGCGCTCGCGCAAGGGCGACTATTTCGGTCCCTTCGCCTCGGCCGGCGCCGTCGGCCGCACCATCAATTCACTGCAGCGCGCCTTCCTGCTCAGGAGCTGCACCAACTCCTTCTACGAGAATCGCACGCGGCCTTGCCTGCTGTTCCAGATCAAGCGCTGCGCCGGCCCGTGCACCGGCGAGATCTCGCATGGCGACTATGCCGAACTGGTCGGCGAGGCGAAGGATTTTCTGTCGGGCCGCAGCCAGAAGGTGAAGACCGAAATTTCCGCCGCCATGCAGCAGGCCTCGGAGAACCTCGATTTCGAGCGCGCCGCCATCTATCGCGACCGGCTGGCGGCATTGTCGCATGTGCAGAGCCACCAGGGCATCAACCCGGCCACCGTCGACGAGGCCGATGTCTTCGCCATCCATCAGGAAGGCGGCCAGGTCTGTATCCAGGTGTTCTTCTTCCGCACCGGCCAGAACTGGGGCAACCGCGCCTATTTCCCCAAGGCCGATCCGGCGCTGGAGGCTTCGGAAGTGCTGGGCTCGTTCCTGGCGCAGTTCTATGACGACAAGCCAACGCCGCGCACCATCCTGCTGTCGCATGGCGTCGAGGACCAGGAATTGCTGGCCGAGGCGCTTTCGACCCGCGCCGGCCGCAAGGTGGCGATCTCGGTGCCGCAACGCGGCGAGAAGAAGGATTTGACCGACAACGCACTGCAGAATGCCCGTGAGGCGCTCGGCCGGCGGCTGGCCGAAACCTCGACGCAAGGCAGGCTGCTCACCGGCTTTGCCGAGACCTTCGGCCTGGCAAAACCGCCGGTGCGCATCGAGGTCTACGACAACTCGCACATCATGGGCACCAATGCCGTCGGCGCCATGGTTGTCGCCGGGCCGGAAGGGTTCGTGAAGAATCAGTACCGGAAATTCAACATCCGCTCGACCGAGATCACCCCGGGCGACGACTTCGGCATGATGCGCGAGGTGATGGAGCGGCGCTTCTCCAGGCTGTTGAAGGAACATGGCGATGTCCCGGCGGGCGATACGGCTCCAAGCGAGCCGGGCGACGATATCGAGGACGACATTTCGGGCGGCTTCCCGGCCTGGCCCGACGTCATCCTCATCGACGGCGGCCAGGGCCAGATGTCGGCGGTGCGCAAGATCCTCGCCGATCTCGGCATCGAGGACCGTGTCGTGGCGATCGGCATCGCCAAGGGCCAGGACCGCGACGCCGGCCGCGAACGCTTCTTCGTCAGGGGCAGGGACTCGTTTTCGCTGCCCGTACGTGATCCCGTGCTTTATTTCGTCCAGCGGCTGCGTGACGAGGTCCACCGTTTCGCCATCGGTTCGCACCGCGCCCGCCGCAAGAAGGAGATGATCAAGAGCCCGCTCGACGAGATCAGCGGCATCGGCCCCGGCCGCAAGCGCGCCCTGCTGATGCATTTCGGCACCGCCAAGGCGGTCAGCCGCGCGGCAATGGAGGATCTGATGGTGGTCGACGGTATTTCCGAGCAGGTGGCAAAGCTGGTCTACAATC
- a CDS encoding cyclase family protein — MSGATDGMTLRRLLADAPNRWGHWGVDDEIGALNYLTSDEVKRGMAAVRHGRTFTLGVPIATHEGDAVFPGRWPAKHFMVADKAGFENGHWHALPGGLEFADDYVTGFAQAGTHCDALGHMWFDDTLWNGFPASSTNGGMTKAGIMPIAERGIVGRGVLLDIARFRGKPALERAETFTHHDLMDCARAQGVDIAPRSILLIRTGWVGALAAGRERIGENYWEPGLTFSLDLVRWFDEMQIPSLVTDTLANETTYEPETGLMLVLHAALMRNLGVVFTEMASLDALAADCAADRRYEGFYCASPAKVSKGTGGSANPVFIK, encoded by the coding sequence ATGAGCGGCGCGACCGACGGCATGACGCTGCGCCGGCTGCTGGCCGATGCGCCCAATCGCTGGGGCCACTGGGGCGTCGACGACGAGATCGGCGCGCTCAACTATCTGACATCAGACGAGGTCAAACGCGGTATGGCGGCGGTGCGGCACGGCCGCACCTTCACGCTCGGCGTGCCGATCGCCACCCACGAGGGCGACGCCGTGTTTCCCGGCCGCTGGCCGGCGAAACATTTCATGGTCGCTGACAAGGCCGGCTTCGAGAACGGTCACTGGCACGCTCTTCCCGGCGGCCTCGAATTCGCCGACGACTACGTCACCGGCTTCGCTCAGGCCGGCACGCATTGCGATGCGCTCGGCCATATGTGGTTCGACGACACGCTGTGGAACGGTTTTCCGGCAAGCAGCACCAATGGCGGCATGACCAAGGCCGGCATCATGCCGATCGCCGAGCGCGGCATCGTCGGCCGCGGCGTGCTGCTCGACATCGCCCGCTTCCGCGGCAAGCCGGCGCTGGAGCGCGCCGAGACGTTCACGCATCACGACCTGATGGACTGTGCGCGGGCGCAAGGCGTCGACATCGCGCCGCGCAGCATCCTGCTCATCCGCACCGGCTGGGTCGGCGCGCTGGCGGCGGGACGCGAGAGGATCGGTGAAAACTATTGGGAGCCCGGGCTGACCTTCAGCCTCGACCTCGTGCGCTGGTTCGACGAGATGCAGATCCCCAGCCTGGTCACCGACACACTGGCCAACGAAACCACCTACGAGCCCGAGACCGGCCTGATGCTGGTGCTGCATGCGGCGCTGATGCGCAATCTCGGCGTCGTCTTCACCGAGATGGCGTCGCTCGACGCGCTGGCCGCCGACTGCGCCGCGGACCGCCGCTACGAAGGTTTTTACTGCGCCAGCCCGGCCAAGGTCAGCAAGGGCACCGGCGGCTCGGCAAATCCAGTGTTCATCAAATAG
- a CDS encoding SDR family NAD(P)-dependent oxidoreductase has translation MNTRKIALVTGGSRGLGRNTAENLARKGVDVVITYHSQADAAEAVVAAIGAEGGKAVALQLDTGATASFDGFAEKLKGVLRDIWGRDSFDFLVNNAGTGFHKDIAETSEADFDALVAVHLKGVFFLTQKLLPLIADGGRIINLSSGLARFSMAGTAAYAMMKGGIEVFTRSLAKELAPRRITANTVAPGAIATDFNGGRVRDNPDAQRMVAQITALGRPGVADDIGPMIASLLSEDNRWVNAQRIEVSGGMLI, from the coding sequence ATGAACACGCGCAAAATCGCCCTCGTTACCGGCGGCAGCCGGGGCCTGGGCCGCAACACCGCTGAGAATCTTGCCCGCAAGGGCGTTGATGTGGTGATCACCTACCATTCCCAGGCCGACGCCGCCGAAGCGGTCGTCGCAGCGATCGGAGCCGAAGGCGGCAAGGCGGTGGCCTTGCAGCTCGATACAGGTGCGACGGCGAGCTTCGACGGCTTTGCCGAGAAGCTGAAAGGCGTGCTCCGCGATATCTGGGGCCGCGACAGCTTCGACTTCCTCGTCAACAATGCCGGCACCGGATTTCACAAGGATATTGCCGAGACCAGCGAGGCGGATTTCGACGCGCTGGTGGCGGTGCATCTGAAAGGCGTCTTCTTCCTGACGCAGAAACTATTGCCGCTGATTGCCGATGGCGGCCGCATCATCAACCTGTCGAGCGGCCTGGCACGCTTCTCGATGGCCGGCACAGCCGCCTATGCCATGATGAAAGGGGGCATCGAAGTGTTCACGCGCAGCCTTGCCAAGGAGCTTGCGCCCCGCCGAATCACCGCCAACACTGTCGCGCCAGGTGCGATCGCCACCGATTTCAACGGCGGACGCGTGCGCGACAATCCAGATGCGCAGCGCATGGTGGCACAGATCACCGCGCTCGGGCGCCCTGGCGTCGCCGACGACATCGGCCCGATGATCGCCTCGCTGCTTTCGGAGGACAACCGCTGGGTCAATGCGCAGCGGATCGAGGTCTCCGGCGGCATGTTAATCTGA
- a CDS encoding LysR family transcriptional regulator, whose product MDRFDSMRLLVRVVERQSFSAAASDLGVPRSSATTAIKQFEQRLGVRLLQRTTRHVTPTLEGEIYYRRCKAILAEIEDAEAALTGSEVRGLLRIDVHGPMARTFILPELPAFLGRHPALTLYLGEGDRFVDIVREGYDCVIRAGEIADSDMIVRRLGLAQEATFASPAYIERHGMPRSLDDLKGHEMIGFASSRTGQVLPLEFTVAGEVRTMTLPVRITVTNSESYAELARLGFGLMQAPRYRYSKDLAAGRLVEVLPEHPPTPLPISVLYPRSRQLSPRVRVFIDWLVEIVAPEL is encoded by the coding sequence ATGGACCGATTTGACAGCATGCGCCTGCTGGTTCGCGTCGTGGAGCGGCAGAGCTTCAGTGCCGCGGCATCCGACCTTGGCGTGCCGCGATCAAGCGCCACCACGGCGATCAAGCAGTTCGAGCAGCGGCTCGGCGTTCGCCTTTTGCAGCGGACCACCCGCCACGTCACCCCGACGCTGGAGGGCGAGATCTACTACCGACGCTGCAAGGCGATCCTCGCCGAGATCGAGGACGCCGAAGCGGCGCTGACCGGCAGCGAGGTTCGCGGGCTGCTGCGCATCGACGTGCACGGGCCGATGGCGCGTACCTTCATCCTTCCCGAATTGCCGGCCTTCCTCGGGCGTCACCCGGCCCTCACGCTTTACCTCGGCGAAGGCGACCGCTTCGTCGATATCGTGCGTGAGGGCTACGACTGCGTCATCCGCGCCGGCGAGATCGCCGACAGCGATATGATCGTGCGCCGGCTGGGCCTGGCCCAGGAGGCGACGTTCGCCAGCCCCGCCTATATCGAGCGCCACGGCATGCCGCGCTCCCTTGACGATCTCAAGGGACACGAGATGATCGGCTTCGCCTCTTCGCGCACCGGACAGGTGCTGCCACTCGAATTCACCGTGGCGGGAGAGGTTCGGACCATGACGCTACCGGTCCGCATCACCGTCACCAACTCCGAAAGCTATGCCGAGCTAGCACGTTTGGGCTTCGGCCTGATGCAGGCGCCCCGCTATCGCTATTCCAAAGACCTCGCGGCGGGCAGGCTGGTGGAAGTGCTGCCCGAGCACCCGCCGACCCCATTGCCGATCTCCGTGCTCTATCCCAGGAGCCGCCAGCTTTCGCCGCGCGTGCGCGTCTTCATCGACTGGCTCGTCGAAATCGTCGCACCGGAACTCTAG